The genome window GGCTCGGCTCACAGCCCAGTGTGCAGAAGAGAGGATGGCAGAGCTCATGGTTATGTGGGATCGAAACAAGTCCGTGAGTCCCACAGTCAATCCCATGTCACAATTTACGACAACAGCCATGCAGAATGAACGGTAGGTAGCCAAACAGCAAAGCAGCAGCTTGCCTATGCAATCTACATTTCCTTGAGTCCATTTTGGCTGTTGCTTCGGACTCGAGCACAATATTTCTGTCTCCATTTTTTTCTGTCTTTCCTCCGCTCAGACCCTTCTTTTCTGTCTCCTCTCCTTACTGTCACAATATTTTTTTATTTCTTCCCTCTTGGGTAATTTACCTGTCTCCACTGCAATCACTACCCTAACCCATCACTACTCCTCTGCTTTCCTACTTTCCTCCTGTACCACGCTTGAATCCCCCTTGGATAAGCTCACACCTACTCTTCGTGCGTCTCTTAGCTTTTCCCTGAAGGGCCCTGAGGTTCCTAACTCTGCCTCCTTAAAAGTAGCAGCCCCAATTTACCTGTTCCTCCTCTCATAAATCCCTTTCCCCTGTCTCCTGTCGATATCTCCAACCAGTACAAGGAGCTCATGGATGTCTTTATCACTATAATTGAGACAATTAATTCTGCTGCCTCTTCCTCGCACACGAAGCTAAACCTCCCCCAGGCCACATGTCCTAACCCTGAACCTTGTCTTTCTTTATTATCTCACCTCATGCTCTTTGTAAATGCATTTTGTCCATGAGACCTGTCAGCTGCTTCCTTGACCTCATTCCCACTAAAGTGCTGGCCACCCAATTTCCCTTCCTGGCCCCTATGCTAGCTGACATTGTAAATAGTTTCCACTCTTCAGACACTGTTCACCTTGTCTTCAAAACTACCATTATTATTTCTTCCTTACGGTTGTCCATTTCTAACTTACCTTTCCTGTTCAAAGTTCTTGAAAATGTTATCAATTCCCAAATTCCTGCTAATTTTTCCTGTGACTTCAAATTTGAGTCTCTCCAATTAGGTTTTCATctctgccacagtactgaaataGCTGCAGTCAAAATCACAAATAATGTCCTCTGACCATGGCCATGGTGTATTTTTCCTCCTTGACCTCCTTCAGCCTTTGACACAGCCAACCCCCTCCTTCAACGCTTTTCCTCCATTGCTCAGCTCAGTGGGACTGTTCTCCCCTGGTTCAAATCTTAGCTATCCAATCGTTACCAACTATCTCCAGCTATTGCTTCTTGTCCCAACCAATCAAATAGCATAACCAATGCACCATTACCTCCAGAGTCCCTCAGGGGCCTGTCCTTGACCCACTCCTGTTCCTTATCTACATGCAAACTCTCGGCGATAGCATTCCAGATGTGGGGTCAGCTTTCACATGCTAACAGTGAGCAGTTCTACTTCACCATGACCTCCACTGTCTCTGTCCTGTCAGATTGCTTATCCAGTATTCAATCTTGGAGAAGTGCAATTCCTACAGTTGAGCAATAGTATaatcaaagccattgtcttcagctcCCAACACAAGTTGCTCCCTAGCCACCAATATCATACCCCACTACCACCCCCCAGTCAttgtctcaggctgaaccagatcGTATGCAGTCTCAGCATCCCATTTGATTCTGAGGTCAGAATCCACTTCCCAGGCCTGTTTCCATTTCCCTAACGTTGTCCATCTCCAAATgtgtctcaactcatctgctgctaaagctctcattcatgttttttctatctcTAAACTATCCCCATTATTCTGTTTACCAGTATTATGCTATTTAATATTTGGGCTTATCTTATTTCAGGAACCTTTCACACAGTCGGCGGGTGCCAAAGATGGGTCCCTACCCAGATTATTCGTCGTCCTCATACATTGAAGACTCCCTTCACCACTCTGAAGGAATGGTGAAAAACATCTCCACGGACAACTCCACGTCCGGTACCCCGTCAACTACCAGTGAGAAGAACCGCAATTCCATCAACTACGAAAGGCAGCAGGCTCAGGCTCGCATCCCCAGCCCGGAAACTAGTGTTACCAGCTTGTCGGCAACGACCACCACCACGAACACAGCAGGCCTTACCCCCAGCACCGCCATGTCCACCATATCGGAAACACAATACTCTGAGGACACTAACATGCAGGCAGGCAACTTGCTGCCACCCTTGGGCCCCACTCCAGTGTGTCTGCAGCTGACTGAAGAAGACCTGGAGACTAACAAGTTAGACCCTAAAGAGGTGGACAAGAACCTCAAAGAGAGCTCAGATGAAAACTTGATGGAGCACTCCCTCAAGCAGTTCAGCGGGCCGGATCCTCTCAGTGGAAGCAATCCCAGTTTGCTGTACCCTCTAATCAAGCTGGCAGCTGAAGTAACCGGGCACCAAGATTTCTCCCAGCCTAGCACCAGCCAGGCGTGCTTGATCCCCGACATCCCAGCCACTCAAATGTACCCCCTCCCCAAGCAACAGAACATCCCCAAGCGACCCACCAGCCTCCCACTGAACACTAAAAACGTAGCCAAGGAATCACGGCTGAAGTTCAGCAGCAAGCACAAGTCAAATCTTAAGCAGGTGGAGACAGGAGTGGCAAAAATGAACACTATAAATGCGGGTGAGCCCCAAGTGGTAACTGTCACAGCGAATGGCATTGCCGGAAGATGCCATGCAGGAAACCCACACCCAGTGGTCAAGCAGTATGTCAATGGTTCGGTATCCGGTCCTCAGACATCCAATGCTTCAAGCCACCGGGGCCATGAGACCCTCCAGTCCCAGTTTAGTGGGgaggacagcagagtgaacaTAAACTCCAGCCCAGATGAGCACGAGCCACTCCTGAGGAGGGAGCAACAGGCCACGCATGACGACATTATTACCGAGCGGTTAATGGACAGGAGAGACCGCCCACTTGATCAAGGGCGGACaaactccaacaacaacaacaacagcaaccagTGTGGCGTAGCAGATGGCACATTGGCTAGTGGCCAGGATCACCCAACGGCACCAGTAGCACGACGGCAAGGGAGGAGAGCTGAGCGGCCAAACTCACTCGATCTTTCATCAGCCAAAATTTTGGACAGCTGTAGTATGCAATGTAAGTAAGAGGGACTGTTTAAAATGTTGCTGACATGACGGGTAACTTTCCCTTCATTGCCCAATGAGTAGAGTGAGGCATTGCTGAGCCAGGCAGACTGTAAGCTCCTAGCCTCCATCCCTGATCTGTATGGATTAGCTGGACCCAGCCTGGGTTGAGGTGCTCAAGTTGGAGGAGAAATTGGGCAGTCCTGGTTGCTATCCAATGGAAAATGCCCACGTGCAGATGTCACTGAGGTCAGTATGGAGTTCATCCATGATCTGCCTCCAATTCCAAGTTGCCTGTTGACACTCAAAAGTCTCAAATCACAAAGAAGAACCCTTGTGTGAGATACTGGAGAATTCCTCTTGCATGTGGGCCCACAAAAGCAAAtagcacccctccccacccaacccctgtgGAGAAGGGGAGGAAATTGAGGATTAAAATCCTGTAACTCAGTTACTTCTGACAATGCTCTTCCACTACATATGTAGAGACAAGTAGTCGTCTGTCAGGCTTGCATAGAAATCAGTCGTCAAATGAAACTGTAGGGTTTCTGTTTGCACACAGAGACATGCCCCACTTACCCAAGAGAGtaggggctggatttttgtgtTGGGCTCGGGAAATGCGAGTCGAGCCATTTCCTGACTTTTGAAAACCCGAGCCCGTCACTTTTGACTGTACCCACCATATTTTTGTCTCCTGGAGACATGCGCAAGCAGAGTTCGGGCTTCCCAAGTCCCGAGGCAGCATCAGAGGACTACGGGATGTGAGgaaggctggttagaaggcctgcctcggtTCACTGGGACATCAGCCCAGCTTTCCACATCATTCTTATGccccctaactctctctctctctctctctctctctctctctctctctctctctctctccccccccccccccccccccccccaaacacacccaccctccatggCCCCTTGTATTCCCATGCCCTTTCATATTTCCCATGGCCCCTCGAACCCCTTCATATTCTCCATGCTTCCACATATTCCCATGTCCGCCTCCATGCCTCATATTCCTCATGCCCCTCCATGCCACCATGTACCACCCATAGCTACTCTCCTAGTATCCACCATGCGCGGTCCTCAGGAGCCATGTAAACCTGCCCAACCTGACGAAAATAgtgggggatgggaaatacaaaTTTCCCCTCGGGCTATCAGTGATGACCCCAACATCAGAGGACATGCGTGCGGGGTCATAACCCAACCCAAAATGAACCTCTCCCTAATTATTGGAAGATTGCATGGGCCCATTTTTATACAGGAGATTTAAATTTGCTACGAGAAAAAGTTTTTCCTGACTCCAGGAGGACACAAAATTCTGGCCCCAAATGTGCACAGGGTGACTTCTAGCATTAACCAGCTAAATTCAGCCAGtctaccagactgattcctgctgCCTGTCCAGTTGGAATCACCCTACCTGCTGGAACATTGGCTTACAGGTTGCTCTGAAGCCAAGTGGACTGAATACTGACCCCCTTCAGATTCCATTAATGAGCTAGGTTGACAGGTCAGTCATTACCACCATGCAGCACGATGAAGCTGACTTGGATATCGGAGTCTATGGAACATAGTTTTGAGCTTCCATTTTCAGGCATGCCACTTTGATGTCTATTTACTTCTTTTCTCACCCTTTGCCTGAGGATGACAATCATTAAAGCTTACAGAAAAGGTCAAAGGCAAGAAAGGAACATTTGGCCAATCACGCTTGTCCCTTGTAGCACATCTCATCCACTGCTCCACACACTGCATAAATTACAAGTCCCTGCACAGAGGAAGAGGCTTTAAGCAAAGGTAGCACATTTTCCATTGGATCCAGTCACTTTCCTGGTAGACCCAAGGGGTTGTGGCAATGCTGTGCTCCCATTCAGGGCTACAGAATTGTTAATATCCTTCACACAACAAGTTGCTGTATTTCAAAGCATAATTCAGTTTGTGAAGATATTGGAGATGTTTCAATTTGGGAGGGTGCTGTACAAATGCAAAGCTTAGCAAGGCAGCACAACATTGAACTTAAATTTCTAATTGTGTTGAAAAGCTTATGATAAGAGGCCGTGAATAATAAATAAACTGCAATGGTGAATTCTATATTGTAACTCAGGCATTGTGGCTAAATCTTACAGTTGAGATAGAGACACCATAACCCTACAAGAGTGACATTGGCAGCAGTTTACCAGCTAGTGCCTGCCTAAGTCCTGGCTGAGGAGCCATGAAAGTAGAGAACCCATAAATCAGATCTAAAAAAAGTTAAACACAGGTCCATGTATCTGCAATGATAATGGCAACATGCAGCTAGTCTATACAGAATGGTAAACCTATACAGAAAGCAATCCAGGTGTGAACACATTTGTACTCATCTGTGATGCCCTTACAGTCAAATAGACTCCTTACCCTCAATGCTCAGGAATAATTGCTTGACAAACACTAAAATATTATAATTTTACAAAAGAAAAGCAAATCAGTTTTAACAAGAAAAGAGTATAATCAGCCTTTGTGTCCTGTTCTACCAGCCCAAAAACAGGCCACACCTTAAATCTGTCCAGGTTGAGAGCCATGGAATAATAACATCGGAAGACAAAAGCCAGAGTTGCAGTCCAAAATGCAAACCAGCTAGTCAAGGGTCAGGGTATGAAAGTAAGACTGCTGCCCAGGAAGCTTGGCCTGTAATATAAGCAGTTTTTCCAAAAGTAAGTTACCAGAAGTGCACCATTAGGAATGAGATTAGTTAGTGCTACAGGCTGTAACTTCCACTTCAGTCAGTACAACAGACAGCTGTTGAGCTCCCCGATAGGCCAGTAGGTGTTTTATTGAGCTGACTGTCCAGGTTTGATTTCCAGTCTCACCTGAATCTCAGTTGGGGCAGTGGTTGGATCATCACAATTGGCCTCAGCAGCCTGggccaataagagggaaaaacaactAAGATTTCTGTTTTTGATCACTCCCATGTGCACATGTTGGTGAAGAGAGGAGCACTATCTGTCTGTGATTAAACACTCTACAGGCCTGCTTTATCTAAGCTTACTTGTGAAAAATGACCATGGAGCTGTACCCCAGCAAGGAGTCGACATCTTTGGGCAAGGAATGGGAAAAACATGCATTTATTTGCACGCAGTCTTTGTATGCAATTTGTATACATCTGTCCCAGTTTGGTGTCACATTTGGCTACATatgcaaaacattttttttaaaagggaaaaaGATAGCCAGTCACTTCATACTGGGTTCTTCTCACCTGGACCCAGGCACTTATAAGGAATGTCCCATATTtctatttcaaaacaaaaacagaattacctggaaaaactcagcaggtctggcagcatcggcggagaagaaaagagttgacgtttcgagtccccatgacccttcgacagaacttataAGGAACGTCCCATATTTCTATTTGCCTGTTTCTACCATTGTTCCACATGGAGTAACCAAGCAGTGACTTTCCAGAAGCAGGTCTATGTTCGTTGCTAAAATTCACAACATGGCCCCAAATCCCAGGCTATCTATAGGCAATGCCATGGAAAATCCagtgacttaaaaaaaaacacacaaaaacgTCAGAGTTGAAAATAGCTCAACACAATATTTGGAAAGTCTTTTTTGTGAAGATTGTGAGGCAACTCAATTCCAAATATAAAACAGTACTTATTAAAATCTTATTGAAATGACACAGCAATATTCTCTTCTTCCGTCTGccctgatcaccctccccccactcctccccaaccccctcatctAGGTGAGACGACGCGGGAGAACAAGCAGGCTTCCTCCGGGGACAAGATAAAGAAGCGAGTTAAAACTCCGTACTCCCTAAAGAGATGGCGGCCTTCTACATGGGTTATTTCAACAGAACCCATCGATGGCGAGGTCAACAACAGTGGTGCAGTGGGGCGCTCAAAATCTAGCACCACCGTTTACCTGGTCGGGGGTGGCAGTGGGGGCACTGCCACAGCAACGGTCGGCAGGGAAACGGGAGTGAACTGCCTGTGAATCTTTGACTTTTACTTTGTACTtagtaatgagagagagagaagaaacaaaTATAAATGGACAGCTATTCCACCCTAAACCACCCCACCCTGACTGCCCCTTCCCCAATTGAGACTTGCTTTAGAGATCAGCTATGCAGCAGAAGCTTAGAATATCTAATATTTGAgagcttttttttgtttttttcctcttgttgcacTTTTTTTGGAAAGGAAAAGAGAATCTTTAAGTGAAGTCTAGGCTGAGGCAAGCACTGTGAAGAGTCTCACAGGGGTTTCAGTAAAATAAGCAGCACACAACTTTGTCATTCCTGATTATGGATCAGCTGCCTCCCCCCTCTGAGATAATACAATTGGGTCCTTGAGGCATGTTTAACTAATGCTGAGCAATGTGACAAACCCTTGTGTCGTTTTCTTTTGTCTTTCCTTTGATGCCTTTTCTGCAGACATTCTGATTCTGTTACTGGCTTATGAAACATACagtatcctttttttaaaaaacagaaactTTGTTGGAATGTGCAATAGGCTTAGCTTAGTAATGCTTTTGAAAAAAGAAAATGATTATTATTTAAAAGTTGCGTCTCTGTATATCACTGAAGGTTGCTGGTAGTGCATGGACTGGTGGTGACCTTGTTTTTCTTCactaccaccctcccaccccccacccccaccccaaccccactgctgCTGAAAGCCTTGGCTGGTCCAGTATGCATGGTACCCAAATGTGGAAAAAATGGCGGCACACACCTTCCCTACCTCCCTATAGAATTCCCAATAGCCCTTAGTCCCCACAAGTATCTGACCCTTAAGTACACATCTAATATTAATGGACCAAGCAGTTAAACTCGAAACTCTAAACCCTATACAAAAGCATTTGCATTTGATGCTGGTGCTACATTGCTTTTGGAGCTTTTAGTGCTGGATCTTCTTCAGCACCAATCTTTTTTGCACCATTTTCTCATGCCTTATTGAGAGGGTGGATCCAAGCAAACTAGGTGATGTATTGAATTAGACACTAGTTTTTTCACCTCTGGGGCATGGGCTCAAATCCAATCCTGAATCGCCTCTTCTGATTGTTGGCTGTAAGCCTCTTTCCAAGGGTGAGGTCAGGCAGTCTTAATCCAGCTCCTAGTTGTCATGGACTCGCTGTACAAAATTGCTCCTAATTGGGAATAAACTCATAATCAACACTACACCCTTTATACCTTGGGCTTTTACAAAAGGAAAGGGAAGGGGGCAGGATTCTCTTTTTGATTTGAGATCTGTTTGAAGTTTGCTGCACTGAATTTTTGCTTGCTTTAAACTCGTGTGCTGTAGCTTCTCCAAATTGTGTTTAGAATATAGCTGACCATTTGGACCTTTTGCTTCAGAAGTGGACTGGGGCATGGAAAGAGGAGTGGAGCAAACTTGGATTACATGGGTTAGGACGAAACATAGCCACTTGTTTGTGTTCATTTGAAACCTTGTTTGTCAGGATTGTTGGAATTACGTGGGCTATAAAATGGTCTCCTCTGTTAATTGTTCAAGTCTAGAGTAGCCTGTTTATAGGACAATTGACTCATGCCAATGGTCAGTATGTACCCTCAGTCAGAATGCTGAATATAAATAACAGGTGAGTGAAATTCATTGCCCTGAATCATGCATAGATTTGAAACTTACAATGGGAAATGTTGGCCATATCAAACTAGTAAAATAAGCAGTTTTAATAATTTAGCCCAGCTCAGTGTATACATACAGATGTCACTTTATGGTTACCTAACAGAGGCTCATTTGGTCAGTGCACTGAGCCATACATACCTTGCAGGGCTAGATTTAATCACCAGGCCTGAGCCCAGTCTCTGATCTCAGAGGATTTAGCAGTTTGGCTACTGCATTTGAATCCCGCTTTTAACTGCTATTTAGTGATCAAATAACTGGAAGGCATCATGTAAGTACCAGAGTAAGTTGGTCACTGATGCCCTCCATTGAGAAATAGCACTTACTAGTCTGGTATGCAAAGAATGCTCCCTGGAGTGAGATACCAAAGGTCAGCTGGGTCCTACAGTCAAGACAGGGGaacaaggggaaaaaaattaaaccCTCAATGGAAGTATTTATATCATGCACAGTCATGTCCAGTCCACTCCAGTGGTGTGCTTAATGTTATTTCTCCTTCACATCATTGCCCATGCCTAGCACTGCTTGGACAAAGTTACTCCTTTCATGTTTCCAATATAGTGCTGGTTAGCAGCAGGGTGAAGTAAGGAGGGAGGGGTGCCTctagtggggtgggtgggagaattgATTCTTACTGGCTTGGACTATTACCCAGTCTGAAACATAGCAGAAGCCCACTTATTTATTGACCCCCTCAGGGTAGCAAGCCTTTCAGCAAGAGTGAGAAATCAAAAACTTGCTCCGAGAGTATCAAGCCAGGTATCCTGAAATATCAGCTGTAACTAATCTGCTGATTGTGTGTGACCACAGTTAAAAACCCCAAAGGAGCTTTTTAATGTTGCgaatgctgaaaacctgaaatgtAAACAGAATATTCTAGAAATCCACAGGAGGCCTGTTGCCAGTCAAGAGAAAAGACAGGTGAACGCTTTGAGTTGGGGCCCTTCCCAGTCCTTTGTCCTTTTTCATTGCTGATGGACCTGCCGTGCAGTTAGCTTTCTGTACAATGTGCCAGTTTCAGGCTGAGCTCAATCCAGTCATTGTCTCTGCCATTTTGACAATCTTTTTTTGGTGGGGATGGTAGGGGAGGGAATAGATTTTGCTTTCAGTAGGAAAGTTTAATTCTAGATCACAGCAGAAATCCCTGTTAAAACACTAAGGATCCAAGGTTAAGTGGGTGCAGAAAGCATTTTAATCAAAGACACTTGTCAAGTTCTGcatcaaactgaatgtcagtTATTTGGATATAAGGATTAGACCTTAAGGGGCTATCCTGTCCTGCTTATAACTAGTATGCAGACAGCAGTTGAACCAGCTAGAGAAGTGAACAGGAATGGCTGAGAGGCAATTCCCCTTGTGGTTACCAACTAAGGACTGCATACACCTGATTGGCTAAGTTTATTACGGTTCTGGAGTTTGACGCCCggccctctgtttaactcagccgaGCCTCTGGGTGGAGTTGGGCAAATCAGCTGGAATGCACCTAAATGTGAAAACAGAGTTGGCTTTGGGGCTTGGATGCCCCCTACAGTCAAACATCTCACCAACACTCActgtataaatgtgtgtgtgtggaacatgaCAATCCTGGGTGAGTTACTGGAAGGCGAGCAAtgcttgtggaactgtacctcagcaaGTGTTGGTGTCATCAATTAAGGAGGGAGAGTAAATTTGGAATGTGCTAGGGCAGGGGATGTCTTTGATTAGAATAGGTAGTGGGAGACATGCATTACATTTGGAGAGTAAATTCATTGTCAGCAGGTCCTGAAAATATTTCTTACAGCCCAGGGGCAGTTGTGTCTGGGTTTATCCCAGCCATGTACTGGAGACAGTGTCCAGACGCTGGAGAATAGTGCAAAGACATATTATATCAGGTAACTTTATTAAATTAAAGGATTGTAGAATTGATTAATGACTAAATACAGCCCCGTTATTGAAATATACTGCAGCTTTGAAACTATTACCCCAGGGCCATCAAGTACTTTACAAACcttgctatataaatatataaatgtgTTAATTAATCTAACATAACAGAACATTATAAGAGCATTTTCAGTTATAATATTGAGGTGCTATTAGCAGTTGGAGTATTTTATAATGTTATTGAGATTGATATTTTTTGTTTCTATCCCCATTACTGGTTGTGTATATCAGAGCACCGTGTGAGTCACTGCCCAGTGACTCAAAGTAAACTTCACGAATTGTAACTTTTCTCACAGACTTTCCTCTCAGTGGCAGATTCAGAATTGAAATCGCAGCCTTGGGATGTCACCTCCAGTAATGTTTAATGATGCATCAGCCTGTGTCATTTaataatccaaaacaaaatgtttTGACACCCTTGTCCACTCTTGGATAGATATTGATTGGGCAGATGGgatgtgtgttttgtaaagtttGTAATGCATGTTTATTGTAATGTTGAATGTGTCTGAATGAAGCTGTTCAAACTACTGTTCTCTTCAgaattaataatttaaaaaagTCAGCTGGCACTGTAGGGACAACTGTAAACCACAACCTGTTTTCTATAAGCGCTGTAAGTAAATGCTTTGGTAACTCCAAGTTCCAATAatcagagaagaacaaagtttaCTCGTATAGTTTGCTGACTTTTGAGGTGACTAGCTGGCTGTAAAATCCTGCATATTAAAGAGTATATTCATGACAAACTGGCCatctcattcattgttttatttcccttcctccccctctgaatcccccattagccgtctagaaacacaaacacacataagcAATTTATGCTCATTTGAAAAAATTATACTCTGCTGGAAAGCTGTTCCTGCCAGCTGAAGGTTCAACATGAAATGAGGTAGAAACTTTTGATTCAAAATGGACAAAGGCATACAACACAACACCATCGCTCGCCCCACGAGAACTGTGTTCTCAT of Carcharodon carcharias isolate sCarCar2 chromosome 12, sCarCar2.pri, whole genome shotgun sequence contains these proteins:
- the bmpr2b gene encoding bone morphogenetic protein receptor type-2 isoform X3, translated to MRDGGVRMMKQGCWAHVGDKEDCYSPECVVTNHRQNGTFRFCCCSTDMCNVNFTENFDPLPDPTGSVTPSTWRPHYKEETIVIALASVSVVAVLIAAFFFGYRMLAGDRKHGLHSMNMMEAAPSEPSLDLDSLKLLEVIGRGRYGAVYKGSLNERPVAVKIFSASNRQNYINERDIYRLPLMEHENIARFIVGEERISSDSRTEYMLVMEYYPNGSLCKYLSLHSSDWVSSCRLAHSITKGLAYLHTELLRADQYKSAITHRDLNSRNVLVKNDGTCAISDFGLSMKLTGNRLVRPGEEDTAAISEVGTIRYMAPEVLEGAVNLRDCASALKQVDMYALGLIYWEIFMKCTDLFPGESVPDYQMAFQAEVGNHPTFEDMQHLVSREKQRPKFPEAWKENSLAVRSLKETMDDCWDQDAEARLTAQCAEERMAELMVMWDRNKSVSPTVNPMSQFTTTAMQNERNLSHSRRVPKMGPYPDYSSSSYIEDSLHHSEGMVKNISTDNSTSGTPSTTSEKNRNSINYERQQAQARIPSPETSVTSLSATTTTTNTAGLTPSTAMSTISETQYSEDTNMQAGNLLPPLGPTPVCLQLTEEDLETNKLDPKEVDKNLKESSDENLMEHSLKQFSGPDPLSGSNPSLLYPLIKLAAEVTGHQDFSQPSTSQACLIPDIPATQMYPLPKQQNIPKRPTSLPLNTKNVAKESRLKFSSKHKSNLKQVETGVAKMNTINAGEPQVVTVTANGIAGRCHAGNPHPVVKQYVNGSVSGPQTSNASSHRGHETLQSQFSGEDSRVNINSSPDEHEPLLRREQQATHDDIITERLMDRRDRPLDQGRTNSNNNNNSNQCGVADGTLASGQDHPTAPVARRQGRRAERPNSLDLSSAKILDSCSMQCETTRENKQASSGDKIKKRVKTPYSLKRWRPSTWVISTEPIDGEVNNSGAVGRSKSSTTVYLVGGGSGGTATATVGRETGVNCL
- the bmpr2b gene encoding bone morphogenetic protein receptor type-2 isoform X1; translated protein: MAASFCLLFLGIQAALMSAVAAAQSGERLCAFRDSEVQGISEERINRDNGTVLCEKGSQCYGLWEKMRDGGVRMMKQGCWAHVGDKEDCYSPECVVTNHRQNGTFRFCCCSTDMCNVNFTENFDPLPDPTGSVTPSTWRPHYKEETIVIALASVSVVAVLIAAFFFGYRMLAGDRKHGLHSMNMMEAAPSEPSLDLDSLKLLEVIGRGRYGAVYKGSLNERPVAVKIFSASNRQNYINERDIYRLPLMEHENIARFIVGEERISSDSRTEYMLVMEYYPNGSLCKYLSLHSSDWVSSCRLAHSITKGLAYLHTELLRADQYKSAITHRDLNSRNVLVKNDGTCAISDFGLSMKLTGNRLVRPGEEDTAAISEVGTIRYMAPEVLEGAVNLRDCASALKQVDMYALGLIYWEIFMKCTDLFPGESVPDYQMAFQAEVGNHPTFEDMQHLVSREKQRPKFPEAWKENSLAVRSLKETMDDCWDQDAEARLTAQCAEERMAELMVMWDRNKSVSPTVNPMSQFTTTAMQNERNLSHSRRVPKMGPYPDYSSSSYIEDSLHHSEGMVKNISTDNSTSGTPSTTSEKNRNSINYERQQAQARIPSPETSVTSLSATTTTTNTAGLTPSTAMSTISETQYSEDTNMQAGNLLPPLGPTPVCLQLTEEDLETNKLDPKEVDKNLKESSDENLMEHSLKQFSGPDPLSGSNPSLLYPLIKLAAEVTGHQDFSQPSTSQACLIPDIPATQMYPLPKQQNIPKRPTSLPLNTKNVAKESRLKFSSKHKSNLKQVETGVAKMNTINAGEPQVVTVTANGIAGRCHAGNPHPVVKQYVNGSVSGPQTSNASSHRGHETLQSQFSGEDSRVNINSSPDEHEPLLRREQQATHDDIITERLMDRRDRPLDQGRTNSNNNNNSNQCGVADGTLASGQDHPTAPVARRQGRRAERPNSLDLSSAKILDSCSMQCETTRENKQASSGDKIKKRVKTPYSLKRWRPSTWVISTEPIDGEVNNSGAVGRSKSSTTVYLVGGGSGGTATATVGRETGVNCL
- the bmpr2b gene encoding bone morphogenetic protein receptor type-2 isoform X2 translates to MIAAQSGERLCAFRDSEVQGISEERINRDNGTVLCEKGSQCYGLWEKMRDGGVRMMKQGCWAHVGDKEDCYSPECVVTNHRQNGTFRFCCCSTDMCNVNFTENFDPLPDPTGSVTPSTWRPHYKEETIVIALASVSVVAVLIAAFFFGYRMLAGDRKHGLHSMNMMEAAPSEPSLDLDSLKLLEVIGRGRYGAVYKGSLNERPVAVKIFSASNRQNYINERDIYRLPLMEHENIARFIVGEERISSDSRTEYMLVMEYYPNGSLCKYLSLHSSDWVSSCRLAHSITKGLAYLHTELLRADQYKSAITHRDLNSRNVLVKNDGTCAISDFGLSMKLTGNRLVRPGEEDTAAISEVGTIRYMAPEVLEGAVNLRDCASALKQVDMYALGLIYWEIFMKCTDLFPGESVPDYQMAFQAEVGNHPTFEDMQHLVSREKQRPKFPEAWKENSLAVRSLKETMDDCWDQDAEARLTAQCAEERMAELMVMWDRNKSVSPTVNPMSQFTTTAMQNERNLSHSRRVPKMGPYPDYSSSSYIEDSLHHSEGMVKNISTDNSTSGTPSTTSEKNRNSINYERQQAQARIPSPETSVTSLSATTTTTNTAGLTPSTAMSTISETQYSEDTNMQAGNLLPPLGPTPVCLQLTEEDLETNKLDPKEVDKNLKESSDENLMEHSLKQFSGPDPLSGSNPSLLYPLIKLAAEVTGHQDFSQPSTSQACLIPDIPATQMYPLPKQQNIPKRPTSLPLNTKNVAKESRLKFSSKHKSNLKQVETGVAKMNTINAGEPQVVTVTANGIAGRCHAGNPHPVVKQYVNGSVSGPQTSNASSHRGHETLQSQFSGEDSRVNINSSPDEHEPLLRREQQATHDDIITERLMDRRDRPLDQGRTNSNNNNNSNQCGVADGTLASGQDHPTAPVARRQGRRAERPNSLDLSSAKILDSCSMQCETTRENKQASSGDKIKKRVKTPYSLKRWRPSTWVISTEPIDGEVNNSGAVGRSKSSTTVYLVGGGSGGTATATVGRETGVNCL
- the bmpr2b gene encoding bone morphogenetic protein receptor type-2 isoform X4 → MLAGDRKHGLHSMNMMEAAPSEPSLDLDSLKLLEVIGRGRYGAVYKGSLNERPVAVKIFSASNRQNYINERDIYRLPLMEHENIARFIVGEERISSDSRTEYMLVMEYYPNGSLCKYLSLHSSDWVSSCRLAHSITKGLAYLHTELLRADQYKSAITHRDLNSRNVLVKNDGTCAISDFGLSMKLTGNRLVRPGEEDTAAISEVGTIRYMAPEVLEGAVNLRDCASALKQVDMYALGLIYWEIFMKCTDLFPGESVPDYQMAFQAEVGNHPTFEDMQHLVSREKQRPKFPEAWKENSLAVRSLKETMDDCWDQDAEARLTAQCAEERMAELMVMWDRNKSVSPTVNPMSQFTTTAMQNERNLSHSRRVPKMGPYPDYSSSSYIEDSLHHSEGMVKNISTDNSTSGTPSTTSEKNRNSINYERQQAQARIPSPETSVTSLSATTTTTNTAGLTPSTAMSTISETQYSEDTNMQAGNLLPPLGPTPVCLQLTEEDLETNKLDPKEVDKNLKESSDENLMEHSLKQFSGPDPLSGSNPSLLYPLIKLAAEVTGHQDFSQPSTSQACLIPDIPATQMYPLPKQQNIPKRPTSLPLNTKNVAKESRLKFSSKHKSNLKQVETGVAKMNTINAGEPQVVTVTANGIAGRCHAGNPHPVVKQYVNGSVSGPQTSNASSHRGHETLQSQFSGEDSRVNINSSPDEHEPLLRREQQATHDDIITERLMDRRDRPLDQGRTNSNNNNNSNQCGVADGTLASGQDHPTAPVARRQGRRAERPNSLDLSSAKILDSCSMQCETTRENKQASSGDKIKKRVKTPYSLKRWRPSTWVISTEPIDGEVNNSGAVGRSKSSTTVYLVGGGSGGTATATVGRETGVNCL